From Meles meles chromosome 5, mMelMel3.1 paternal haplotype, whole genome shotgun sequence, one genomic window encodes:
- the LOC123941883 gene encoding ankyrin repeat domain-containing protein 49-like, whose protein sequence is MEKGKVNSNGKPDPGTSLDFSEHFNQLELLETHGHLIPTGTQSLWVGNSDEDEEQDEKTEEWYQLQEKKMEKDPSKLLLWAAEKNRLTTVRRLLSEKATHVNTRDKDEYTPLHRAAYSGHLDVVRELIAQGADVHAVTVDGWTQLHSACKWNNTRVASFLLQHDADINAQTKGLLTPLHLAAGNRDSKETLELLLMNRYIKLGLKNNLEETAFDIARRTSVYHYLFEIVEGCTNSSPQP, encoded by the coding sequence atggaaaaagggaaaGTAAATAGTAATGGAAAACCAGACCCAGGAACTTCCCTGGACTTTTCTGAACACTTTAACCAGCTTGAATTGTTGGAAACACATGGGCACCTTATTCCCACTGGTACCCAAAGTCTCTGGGTAGGGAATTCTGATGAAGACGAGGAAcaagatgaaaaaactgaagagTGGTATCAATtgcaagaaaaaaagatggaaaaagatccAAGCAAATTGCTTCTTTGGGCTGCAGAAAAAAATCGGCTTACTACAGTGCGGAGACTACTGTCTGAAAAGGCCACCCATGTGAACACTAGAGACAAAGACGAATATACCCCTCTCCATCGAGCAGCCTATAGCGGACACTTAGATGTGGTACGCGAGCTGATTGCACAAGGGGCAGATGTCCACGCAGTGACTGTGGATGGCTGGACGCAGCTGCACAGTGCTTGTAAGTGGAATAACACCAGAGTTGCTTCTTTCTTACTCCAGCATGATGCAGATATCAACGCCCAAACGAAAGGCCTCCTGACCCCCTTACACCTTGCCGCCGGGAACAGGGACAGCAAAGAGACCCTGGAGCTCCTCCTCATGAACCGCTACATCAAACTGGGTCTGAAGAACAACTTGGAAGAAACGGCCTTTGATATTGCCAGGCGGACAAGTGTCTATCACTACCTCTTTGAAATTGTGGAAGGCTGCACAAATTCTTCACCTCAGCCATAA